A stretch of the Coprobacillus cateniformis genome encodes the following:
- a CDS encoding D-2-hydroxyacid dehydrogenase: MKIVDKMKDEDLGVALIYNFTKGYQKAVPMEMYDIVLPLLYNDTFRNEILNHHSFHDCLLACASKDENFKENVLSALEDYKTMTSKALGIAMIQHILNFQIVDQTMCGLPLETHILELNEALKLGEMLQNLKYHDVKGMLKKNDKKIVILQSASVGYDVDLSRFESLGDVVMYEDTTQDQIRERIKDAHIVITNKNILNESVLKGMHQLQLICLFATGTNNIDLEYCRQQGIKVANVKGYSTDTVAQHTIALLMHLIEKNAMYDKYVKSKEYALSGRFSYFDEVFHDVSSLTWGIVGLGDIGRKVAFIATAMGAKIQYYSTSGQNATSDYQQVDFETLLKSSDIISIHAPLNEKTKYLFNEDALRKMKDNAYLINVGRGGIIEEKALVKVLNEGHLAGVGLDVFEHEPLLENDIIYSIQDMNKVILTPHIAWGSIEARQRCVDEVYENIMAFLNGINRNIVNL, from the coding sequence ATGAAGATTGTAGATAAAATGAAAGATGAAGATTTAGGAGTGGCATTAATATATAATTTTACGAAAGGATATCAAAAAGCAGTACCAATGGAAATGTATGATATTGTTTTACCATTATTATATAATGATACTTTTAGAAATGAGATTTTAAACCATCATTCCTTTCATGATTGTTTATTAGCTTGTGCTTCAAAAGATGAAAATTTTAAAGAAAATGTTTTATCTGCTTTAGAAGATTATAAAACAATGACTTCTAAAGCTTTAGGTATTGCAATGATTCAGCATATTTTAAATTTTCAGATTGTTGATCAGACGATGTGTGGGTTACCTTTAGAAACACATATATTAGAACTTAATGAAGCGTTAAAATTAGGTGAAATGTTACAAAACTTAAAATATCATGATGTGAAGGGAATGTTAAAGAAAAATGATAAGAAGATTGTCATTTTACAAAGTGCTTCTGTTGGTTATGATGTTGATTTATCAAGATTTGAATCTTTAGGTGATGTTGTTATGTATGAAGATACAACTCAAGATCAAATTCGTGAAAGAATAAAAGATGCTCATATTGTTATTACAAATAAAAATATATTGAATGAATCAGTGTTGAAGGGAATGCATCAATTACAATTGATTTGTTTATTTGCGACTGGAACGAATAATATTGATTTAGAATATTGTCGTCAACAGGGGATCAAAGTTGCAAATGTAAAGGGATATTCAACGGATACTGTTGCTCAGCATACAATCGCATTATTAATGCATCTGATTGAAAAGAATGCAATGTATGATAAATATGTGAAGTCTAAAGAATATGCATTAAGTGGACGCTTTAGTTATTTTGATGAAGTATTTCATGATGTTTCTTCATTAACTTGGGGGATTGTTGGATTGGGTGATATTGGTAGAAAAGTGGCTTTCATTGCGACTGCAATGGGAGCAAAAATTCAATATTATTCAACAAGTGGGCAGAATGCAACAAGTGATTATCAGCAAGTTGATTTTGAAACTTTATTAAAGAGTTCTGATATTATTAGTATTCATGCTCCATTAAATGAAAAAACAAAATATTTATTTAATGAAGATGCCTTAAGAAAGATGAAAGATAATGCTTATCTTATTAATGTTGGACGTGGTGGGATTATTGAAGAGAAAGCCTTAGTCAAGGTCTTAAATGAAGGACATTTAGCTGGAGTTGGATTAGATGTATTTGAACATGAACCATTATTAGAAAATGATATTATTTATTCTATTCAAGATATGAATAAAGTGATTTTAACACCACATATTGCTTGGGGTTCAATTGAGGCAAGACAAAGATGTGTTGATGAAGTTTATGAAAATATAATGGCATTTTTAAATGGGATAAATCGAAACATTGTGAATTTATAA
- a CDS encoding folate family ECF transporter S component, translating to MEQIILAIIIIALGFYVFKFYPFEKGNVMNLVIAAIFIILTAICKRLAIMIPLFGAESLKIGFEYIPLMLAGYFLSPGYAFLVGLSSDIIGLILVPTGFPFLGFTLGTILVSVIPSLAKEHAKMLSEKIVQSIVMGLILVLGLGASIYIYTLDQVTISTTVHIITSQEKLTLISVCLILTIIFIILIFILKKQISQDEAKEFSTWILCVTLVEIVVTLCLTPLWLDMMYGIPFFVSLCIRVIKECAILPIEIFIGYTLIKLMKRIFVRLNKS from the coding sequence ATGGAACAAATTATTTTAGCAATAATCATTATTGCACTGGGATTTTATGTATTTAAGTTTTATCCTTTTGAAAAAGGGAATGTTATGAATTTGGTCATTGCGGCAATCTTTATTATTTTAACAGCTATATGTAAGAGATTGGCTATTATGATTCCATTGTTTGGAGCGGAAAGTTTAAAGATAGGGTTTGAATATATTCCCTTGATGTTAGCAGGTTACTTTTTATCTCCAGGATATGCATTTTTAGTTGGATTGAGTAGTGATATTATCGGATTGATATTGGTTCCTACAGGTTTTCCATTTCTTGGATTTACACTTGGAACAATCTTGGTTAGTGTCATTCCTTCACTCGCTAAGGAACATGCAAAGATGTTAAGTGAAAAGATTGTTCAGTCAATAGTTATGGGATTGATATTGGTTCTTGGGTTAGGTGCTTCAATTTACATATATACACTTGATCAAGTGACGATATCAACGACTGTTCATATTATTACATCTCAAGAAAAGTTAACATTGATTTCTGTTTGCTTAATTTTAACGATTATCTTTATCATTTTGATTTTTATATTAAAAAAGCAAATCAGTCAAGATGAGGCCAAAGAATTTTCGACATGGATATTATGTGTGACTTTGGTTGAAATCGTTGTGACATTATGTTTAACACCACTGTGGTTAGATATGATGTATGGTATTCCATTTTTTGTTTCTCTATGTATTCGAGTTATTAAAGAATGTGCAATATTGCCAATAGAAATTTTTATAGGATATACATTGATTAAATTAATGAAACGTATTTTTGTTCGTTTAAACAAGTCTTAG
- the spoVAC gene encoding stage V sporulation protein AC produces MDRKEYDQMAEELKPGGHKVKNGFNAFLYGGVMGAIAQGVLEFFMNVYNCSEKDAIPMMTITLVFVACLLTGLGLYDSIAKHAGAGTFIPITGFANSMASSALDSKSEGLVMGIGSNMFKLGGTVITYGIVSASLLGVIRYVITLFG; encoded by the coding sequence ATGGATAGAAAAGAATATGATCAAATGGCTGAAGAATTAAAACCAGGTGGTCATAAAGTCAAAAATGGTTTCAATGCTTTCTTATATGGTGGTGTTATGGGAGCCATTGCTCAAGGTGTTCTAGAATTTTTCATGAATGTTTATAACTGTAGTGAAAAAGATGCAATCCCAATGATGACTATAACCCTTGTATTTGTGGCTTGCTTATTAACTGGGTTAGGATTATATGATAGTATTGCTAAACATGCTGGAGCAGGTACTTTTATTCCAATTACTGGATTTGCAAATAGTATGGCTTCAAGTGCACTTGATAGTAAAAGTGAAGGATTGGTTATGGGAATTGGAAGTAATATGTTTAAATTAGGCGGAACAGTTATTACGTATGGAATTGTGAGTGCCTCATTGTTAGGAGTGATTCGTTATGTCATCACACTTTTTGGGTAA
- the spoVAD gene encoding stage V sporulation protein AD has translation MSSHFLGNSIKLENVYIASTGTVCGPLEYQGPLGSSFDKGFGDYHCGEDSFEKAERKMLRDSLDICLKREKLKQKDIDLYIGGDLLNQITTVNYLARELPKPFVGIYGACSSFCLSMAMSSLLIEGGFVDKVIAMVSSHNATAERQYRYPVEYGVQKKDTTTFTATGAISTLLTNQPTQVRVESITLGKVVDYSQDDPNDMGRAMAPAAYDTITTHFEDLKRSFQDYDLVVTGDLSTYGHKILKEMMQRHKIDVVHYNDCGCMLYDLQNQEVFQGGSGCACSGLVTMGHLYPMLKDKKYKRVLVVATGALLSPMMSAQKDTIPCVAHAISLEVVE, from the coding sequence ATGTCATCACACTTTTTGGGTAATTCAATAAAACTAGAGAATGTATATATTGCATCAACAGGGACTGTATGTGGACCATTGGAATATCAAGGACCATTAGGCTCAAGTTTTGATAAAGGATTTGGCGATTATCATTGTGGTGAAGATTCTTTTGAAAAAGCAGAACGAAAGATGCTAAGAGATTCTTTAGATATCTGTTTAAAAAGAGAGAAATTAAAGCAAAAAGATATTGATCTTTATATTGGTGGAGATTTATTAAATCAAATTACAACAGTTAATTATTTGGCTAGGGAGTTACCTAAACCATTTGTTGGTATTTATGGTGCCTGCTCAAGCTTTTGTTTATCTATGGCAATGTCATCTTTATTAATTGAAGGTGGTTTCGTGGATAAGGTTATCGCCATGGTATCAAGCCATAATGCAACAGCTGAGCGTCAGTATCGTTACCCTGTTGAATATGGTGTTCAAAAGAAAGATACAACAACATTTACTGCAACAGGCGCTATTTCAACTTTATTAACTAATCAGCCAACACAAGTGAGAGTTGAATCTATTACATTAGGAAAAGTTGTTGATTATTCACAAGATGACCCTAATGATATGGGACGTGCTATGGCACCAGCAGCATATGATACAATCACAACTCATTTTGAAGACTTAAAAAGAAGTTTTCAAGATTATGATTTGGTTGTTACAGGTGATTTATCAACTTATGGTCATAAGATTTTAAAGGAAATGATGCAACGTCATAAAATTGATGTTGTCCATTATAATGACTGTGGGTGTATGTTATATGATTTACAAAATCAAGAAGTTTTTCAAGGTGGAAGTGGATGTGCATGTAGTGGGCTTGTCACGATGGGGCATTTATATCCAATGTTGAAAGACAAAAAGTACAAACGTGTTCTTGTTGTTGCAACAGGAGCTTTGCTTTCACCAATGATGAGTGCACAAAAAGATACGATTCCATGTGTTGCACATGCTATCAGTTTGGAGGTCGTCGAATGA
- the spoVAE gene encoding stage V sporulation protein AE yields the protein MNYIMAFLFSGLVCFLAQMIYDNSKLTPGHITSLFVVLGSFLDLFHIYDKLVEIFHAGALIPITSFGHSLMHGAMAATEEYGIFGIAMGMFDLTAAGITAAILFGFLVAIIFKPKS from the coding sequence ATGAATTATATAATGGCATTTTTATTTAGTGGTTTGGTGTGTTTTTTAGCTCAAATGATTTATGATAATAGTAAGTTAACACCAGGACATATAACAAGTTTATTTGTTGTGCTTGGTTCATTTTTAGACTTATTTCATATTTATGATAAACTGGTGGAAATTTTTCATGCCGGGGCTTTAATTCCAATTACAAGTTTTGGACATTCTTTGATGCATGGAGCAATGGCTGCAACTGAAGAATATGGTATTTTTGGTATTGCTATGGGAATGTTTGATTTAACAGCAGCCGGAATTACAGCAGCTATTCTCTTTGGATTCTTGGTTGCCATTATTTTTAAACCGAAATCATGA